A genomic segment from Propionibacteriaceae bacterium ZF39 encodes:
- a CDS encoding demethylmenaquinone methyltransferase, which translates to MFDGVAERYDLMNDVMTAGQMRRWRRAVFEAVDPQPGQRILDLAAGTGTSSRPFADAGALVIPCDLSLGMLRVGKERQPDLPFVAGDALALPFADGAFDAVTISYGLRNVERTGDALAEMRRVTRPGGRVVICEVSTPTNSLFSKVYKDHLLGVLPMLGKVASSNPSAYAYLAESMATWPDQQTLADLMAAAGWREVAWKNLFGGTVAIHRGLA; encoded by the coding sequence ATGTTCGACGGTGTCGCCGAGCGCTATGACCTGATGAACGATGTGATGACCGCCGGCCAGATGCGGCGGTGGCGGCGGGCGGTGTTCGAGGCGGTCGATCCGCAGCCCGGCCAGCGCATCCTCGACCTCGCGGCCGGCACGGGAACGTCGAGCCGGCCGTTCGCCGATGCCGGCGCCCTGGTCATCCCCTGCGACCTCTCCCTCGGCATGCTCCGTGTCGGCAAGGAGCGGCAGCCCGACCTGCCGTTCGTCGCCGGTGATGCCCTCGCGCTGCCGTTCGCGGACGGCGCGTTCGACGCGGTGACGATCTCCTATGGCCTGCGCAACGTGGAGCGCACCGGTGACGCGCTCGCCGAGATGCGCCGCGTGACCCGGCCCGGCGGTCGCGTCGTCATCTGCGAGGTCTCGACCCCGACCAATTCCCTGTTCTCCAAGGTCTACAAGGACCATCTGCTCGGCGTCCTGCCCATGCTCGGCAAGGTCGCTTCGTCCAATCCGTCGGCGTACGCCTATCTCGCCGAATCCATGGCCACCTGGCCCGATCAGCAGACCCTGGCCGACCTCATGGCCGCCGCAGGCTGGCGTGAAGTGGCCTGGAAGAACCTCTTCGGAGGGACGGTCGCGATCCACCGCGGGCTTGCCTGA
- a CDS encoding TM0106 family RecB-like putative nuclease, protein MAIILDAYAARTCAVKTWNRFAPGVERPVADESLRESFAGGISFSDQVLESLLEAYAGEIADLRHLRDQPPRSQERACLAALQAGIPVIIGGLLPFDFNGHRSGRADLWVRGADTVDGIPGYHPVVIARRLVTEKRQSGRNQWSVPASGLAAPAFVDAETIDNRAIRTQRDGVLLQVAHYWRLLEASGHAASGTPVAGIIGTDDYHGLGQPSITWIDLNEPIIRTFSRSSETGWALRTVLERYDHEHDFRVKVAENALAAEIPIVTPIRNRECDSCDWWEVCKPQLGEDDLSVRIDKAPLDIREISALRALGIRTVTDLAGVDLVALKPRYLPEVRHRQAAEQRLEVATRRARLMVESVELERLTSGPIDVPRADIEIDFDIETAADERVYLWGFLVNDTRTADPPEFVQFSAWTDLDRAAEADLARRAVGWLKSLVEGPASVRVYHYSAYEVVRMQQLAQVSGDPLLTWGADYAATEFCDLFLTMKDHWFGTRGLGLKVVATVGAGFNWRDTDPGGLNSQAWFDDACHGPTPEIRAAARQRVLDYNEDDVRATFQLRNWLRAL, encoded by the coding sequence ATGGCGATCATCCTCGATGCCTACGCCGCACGCACCTGTGCGGTGAAGACCTGGAATCGCTTCGCCCCCGGCGTGGAGCGCCCCGTCGCCGACGAGTCGCTGCGCGAGAGCTTCGCCGGCGGCATCAGTTTCAGCGACCAGGTCCTGGAGTCGCTCCTGGAGGCGTACGCCGGCGAGATCGCCGACCTGCGCCACCTGCGCGACCAGCCTCCCCGATCCCAGGAACGCGCGTGCCTCGCGGCGTTGCAGGCCGGCATTCCGGTCATCATCGGCGGCCTCCTCCCGTTCGATTTCAACGGGCACCGATCGGGCCGCGCCGACCTGTGGGTCCGCGGCGCCGACACCGTCGACGGCATCCCCGGTTATCACCCGGTCGTCATTGCGCGGCGGCTCGTCACCGAGAAGCGCCAGTCGGGCCGCAACCAGTGGTCGGTGCCGGCGAGTGGGCTCGCCGCCCCGGCGTTCGTCGATGCGGAAACCATCGACAACCGCGCGATCCGGACCCAGCGGGACGGCGTACTGCTCCAGGTCGCTCATTATTGGCGCCTGCTCGAGGCATCGGGCCACGCCGCGTCGGGTACGCCGGTGGCCGGCATCATCGGCACCGACGACTATCACGGCCTGGGCCAGCCGTCGATCACGTGGATCGACCTGAACGAGCCGATCATCCGCACCTTCTCGCGCTCGTCGGAGACCGGATGGGCGCTGCGCACGGTGCTGGAACGCTATGACCACGAGCACGACTTCCGGGTGAAGGTGGCGGAGAACGCGCTGGCCGCCGAGATCCCGATCGTCACGCCCATCCGCAACCGGGAGTGCGATTCGTGCGACTGGTGGGAGGTGTGCAAGCCACAGCTGGGCGAGGACGACCTGTCGGTCCGCATCGACAAGGCCCCGCTCGACATCCGCGAGATCAGCGCCCTGCGCGCGCTCGGCATCCGCACCGTCACCGACCTCGCCGGCGTCGACCTGGTGGCGCTGAAACCGCGCTATCTGCCGGAGGTACGCCACCGCCAGGCCGCCGAGCAGCGTCTCGAAGTCGCCACGCGGCGGGCCCGGCTCATGGTCGAATCGGTCGAGCTCGAGCGTCTCACCAGCGGGCCGATCGACGTGCCCCGCGCCGATATCGAGATCGACTTCGACATCGAAACCGCCGCGGACGAGCGCGTCTATCTGTGGGGATTCCTCGTCAACGACACCCGCACCGCCGATCCGCCGGAGTTCGTGCAGTTCAGCGCCTGGACCGATCTGGATCGTGCGGCCGAGGCCGATCTCGCGCGCCGGGCGGTCGGCTGGCTCAAGTCGCTCGTCGAGGGACCCGCGAGCGTGCGCGTCTATCACTACTCGGCCTACGAGGTCGTCCGCATGCAGCAACTCGCCCAGGTGTCGGGAGATCCGCTCCTGACCTGGGGGGCCGACTATGCCGCGACCGAGTTCTGCGACCTGTTCCTGACGATGAAGGACCACTGGTTCGGCACGCGCGGGCTGGGGCTCAAGGTCGTCGCGACCGTGGGCGCAGGGTTCAACTGGCGCGACACGGATCCGGGCGGGCTGAACTCGCAGGCGTGGTTCGACGACGCCTGTCACGGGCCGACACCCGAGATCCGGGCGGCCGCCCGGCAACGCGTCCTGGACTACAACGAGGACGATGTCCGCGCGACCTTTCAGTTGCGCAATTGGCTCCGTGCCCTGTGA
- a CDS encoding sigma-70 family RNA polymerase sigma factor, which translates to MRRDAGFDGMPMQEASDEVLWNGVRDGIESDFSALFRRHNKVVYNFAFRSTASWSMAEDITQATFTGLWRRARAGSVDPLRHESAVPILISMARNEVLNATRGDQRRLRLVHKIEEQPRGDSNNVSHWLDQEAGMARVREVLNNLPENQRAVIELVAWSGLEMDECAAVLKIPVGTVKSRLSRARKKLATTEVSHLLGGDVR; encoded by the coding sequence GTGCGACGCGACGCGGGATTCGATGGCATGCCCATGCAGGAGGCCAGTGATGAGGTGTTGTGGAACGGTGTGCGTGACGGGATCGAGTCGGACTTTTCGGCCCTCTTCAGACGACACAACAAGGTCGTCTACAACTTCGCGTTCCGCTCGACCGCTTCCTGGAGCATGGCCGAGGACATCACGCAGGCGACGTTCACCGGGCTGTGGCGACGGGCACGGGCCGGATCGGTCGATCCGCTCCGGCACGAATCCGCGGTGCCGATCCTCATTTCGATGGCCCGCAACGAGGTGCTCAACGCCACCCGTGGCGACCAGCGCCGGTTGCGCCTCGTCCACAAAATCGAGGAACAACCGCGAGGAGACAGCAACAACGTCTCCCACTGGTTGGATCAGGAGGCCGGCATGGCCCGGGTCCGCGAGGTGCTGAACAACCTGCCCGAGAACCAGAGAGCGGTCATCGAGCTCGTCGCCTGGAGCGGGCTCGAGATGGATGAGTGTGCCGCAGTCCTGAAGATCCCCGTCGGCACCGTCAAGTCCCGCCTCAGCCGGGCACGCAAGAAGCTGGCGACAACCGAAGTTTCGCATCTGTTGGGAGGTGACGTGCGATGA
- a CDS encoding DUF6297 family protein: MSGPLADHEADERQLKLLVKDWRTGRATKTLWEAIQDAYVVVLAVAVIGAMVVQIVMNAQSSAAGCVTTSCQSARTLLPFAVLGAVVALAVAAARLFGPVLASAAEGFWMLDAPIDRASLLRTRLVSAIILSSLIGAGAGALVAALTGSSVQLIVMWAVATGLAAAGIVAFAAAEQGADRTQFTKIAVYLFSAVSVACLVLVVGIAARWFGFDLGEAREAAITIVVAATGAVVLVLAGVLAFLRLNRIRRARLTSGGSLAAGMAGAMYALDLGLVRDIVVERNAVERGQVTPKRGRGKGVDAMIRRDFARVLRTPTVFLPVLVSVVVPYALVALGVGRLTPLVSGLVLFGAMIPLLGMLRVLTRTQGLARCFPFTQPELRKASMMVSLGVAVVWGLLVTPAMTGLGSSPVDAIPLAVVTAAAGFLGACRWITAKPIDFGAPMLATQAGAMPTGMFTNAVKGFEVAIIITAPLVFGLHWIISAVLAAICYWVVTNPIDMDSLREQQEAQKKELAQAKAERAAQRR; the protein is encoded by the coding sequence ATGAGCGGGCCCCTGGCTGATCACGAGGCCGACGAACGCCAACTGAAACTCCTCGTCAAGGACTGGCGGACCGGCCGCGCGACCAAGACGTTGTGGGAAGCGATCCAGGACGCCTATGTCGTGGTCCTGGCCGTCGCGGTCATCGGCGCGATGGTCGTCCAGATCGTCATGAACGCGCAGAGTTCCGCCGCCGGCTGTGTGACGACGAGCTGCCAGTCGGCGCGCACGTTGCTGCCGTTCGCCGTACTCGGCGCCGTCGTCGCGCTCGCCGTGGCAGCGGCGCGGCTCTTCGGGCCCGTGCTCGCGTCGGCGGCCGAGGGCTTCTGGATGCTCGACGCCCCGATCGACCGGGCCTCGCTGCTGCGTACGCGGCTGGTGTCGGCCATCATCCTGTCCTCGCTCATCGGCGCCGGCGCAGGCGCGCTCGTCGCGGCCCTGACCGGGTCGTCGGTGCAGCTCATCGTGATGTGGGCCGTGGCGACCGGGCTCGCCGCGGCCGGAATCGTGGCCTTCGCGGCCGCCGAGCAGGGTGCGGACAGGACGCAGTTCACCAAGATCGCTGTCTATCTGTTCAGCGCCGTGTCCGTGGCGTGCCTCGTGCTGGTCGTCGGCATCGCCGCGCGGTGGTTCGGCTTCGACCTCGGGGAGGCGCGCGAAGCGGCGATCACCATCGTGGTGGCGGCAACCGGGGCTGTCGTGCTGGTGCTGGCCGGCGTACTCGCCTTTCTCCGCCTCAACCGCATCCGGCGGGCCCGGCTGACGTCGGGTGGCTCGCTCGCGGCGGGCATGGCCGGTGCGATGTATGCCCTCGATCTCGGCCTCGTCCGCGACATCGTCGTGGAGCGCAATGCCGTCGAGCGCGGTCAGGTCACGCCGAAACGTGGTCGTGGCAAGGGCGTCGATGCGATGATCCGACGGGACTTCGCCCGGGTGCTGCGGACGCCCACGGTGTTCCTGCCCGTGCTGGTGTCCGTCGTGGTGCCCTATGCCCTGGTGGCCCTGGGTGTCGGGCGACTGACTCCGCTGGTGTCCGGTCTGGTGTTGTTCGGCGCGATGATTCCGCTGTTGGGCATGCTGCGGGTCCTGACGCGTACGCAGGGCCTCGCGCGCTGCTTCCCGTTCACGCAGCCCGAGCTGCGCAAGGCGTCCATGATGGTGTCGCTGGGCGTGGCCGTGGTCTGGGGCCTGCTCGTGACACCGGCGATGACCGGGCTCGGGAGCTCACCGGTCGATGCCATCCCGCTGGCGGTCGTGACGGCTGCCGCCGGTTTCCTCGGCGCGTGCCGCTGGATCACGGCCAAGCCGATCGACTTCGGCGCGCCGATGCTGGCCACGCAGGCCGGTGCTATGCCGACCGGCATGTTCACCAACGCGGTCAAGGGCTTCGAGGTCGCGATCATCATCACCGCGCCCCTGGTCTTCGGTTTGCACTGGATCATCTCCGCGGTCCTGGCTGCGATCTGTTATTGGGTGGTCACCAACCCGA